GCGAGCGACCGCCGTACGACCGTGCTGGTGCGGCCCGACGGGTACGTGGCCTGGGCGGCGGACGCGGCGGACGACGCGCAGATCGAGGCGGCGCTCACCGCCAACGTCGGCTGAACCAGGGCCGGTCCGCCGGACGGTACCTAGCGGGACTCGGGCGTCCCCGCGAGCAACTCCCGCAACAGGTCGGCCAACTGGCCGGCCTGTTCCGCGTTCAGGGCGGACAGCGCCTCGGTCTCGGCGTCCAGTCCGGCGCCGACCGCCGCGTCGACGACGGTCAGCCCCTTGTCCGTCAGGGTCACTTGGAGGCCGCGGCGGTCGTGCGGGTCGGGGGAGCGGCGGATCAGGCCCGCGCGTTCCAGCTTGTCGAGGCGGCCGGTCATGCCGCCGGTGGTGAGCATCAGCGTGCCCGAGAGCTGGCGGGGGGAGAGGGTGTAGGGCTCGCCGGAGCGGCGCAGGGTGGCCAGGACGTCGAACTCGCCGCGCGCGATGCCGTAGGGGGCGTACGCCTTCTCCATGCGGTCGCCCATGGCGCGGGAGAGGCGGAAGATCCGCCCGAAGACCTCCATCGCCTTGGTGTCGAGGTCCGGCCGTACGGCCGCCCACTGGTCGACGATCGCGTCGACGGGGTCCTTGCGCTGGGCACTCATG
This DNA window, taken from Streptomyces sp. NBC_00663, encodes the following:
- a CDS encoding MarR family winged helix-turn-helix transcriptional regulator, which encodes MSAQRKDPVDAIVDQWAAVRPDLDTKAMEVFGRIFRLSRAMGDRMEKAYAPYGIARGEFDVLATLRRSGEPYTLSPRQLSGTLMLTTGGMTGRLDKLERAGLIRRSPDPHDRRGLQVTLTDKGLTVVDAAVGAGLDAETEALSALNAEQAGQLADLLRELLAGTPESR